From Bradyrhizobium symbiodeficiens, the proteins below share one genomic window:
- a CDS encoding DUF2735 domain-containing protein — MMNNGLSQGSATIYQFPVGGRAALARGRYGETRLAADHASLPANVSICSDSWYHQDAVDEAKPKWDR; from the coding sequence ATGATGAACAATGGTCTGAGTCAGGGATCGGCAACGATCTACCAGTTTCCGGTCGGGGGCCGCGCTGCTCTCGCCCGAGGCCGCTATGGCGAGACCCGCCTTGCTGCCGATCATGCTTCGCTTCCCGCGAACGTCTCGATCTGCAGCGACAGCTGGTACCATCAGGACGCGGTCGACGAAGCCAAGCCGAAATGGGATCGCTGA
- a CDS encoding MliC family protein codes for MGRHKAILLGGTMLAAGSTGAPQTEAQTFRTYRCADGTQFIAGFYDDDKRAFLQIDGEPVTLAKRLSVSGARYSGAGVTLKIPKAGPTTVKHLRRPVTACAVIEKPGI; via the coding sequence ATGGGCCGGCACAAGGCCATTCTTTTGGGGGGCACCATGCTGGCGGCTGGATCGACCGGTGCGCCGCAGACTGAAGCGCAGACGTTCCGTACCTATCGCTGCGCCGATGGTACACAGTTCATCGCTGGGTTTTATGACGACGACAAGCGCGCGTTCCTCCAGATCGACGGTGAACCGGTCACGCTCGCAAAGCGACTGTCGGTTTCGGGCGCACGCTATTCGGGGGCAGGGGTGACTCTGAAGATTCCCAAGGCCGGACCCACCACGGTGAAGCACCTGAGGCGGCCGGTCACGGCTTGCGCGGTGATCGAAAAGCCCGGGATCTAG
- the kynU gene encoding kynureninase, whose amino-acid sequence MTRYRVYDDTKALFHLPDGVIYLDGNSLGALPLGVAERVNRVITTEWGNELIRAWNSAGWYAQPRHVGDRIARLIRAEAGSVMVGDTLSLKVYQALAAALDMNASRKIVLSDTGNFPTDLYMAEGLIATLGRGHQLRLVAPEEIEAALSEEVAVLYVTEIDYRTGRRHDMAKLTAKAHALGIVTVWDLAHSAGALPVDLAGCGADFAAGCTYKYLNAGPGAPAFLYVAPRHADSARAALSGWMGHAKPFAFELGYAAAGGVERMRVGTPPVLAMAALEASLDIWDRVDMAEVRARSLVLGDLLIAEVARRCSTLKLVTPRAHERRGSQVSFAFDGGYAAMQALIARGLIGDFRAPDIMRFGITPLYIGESEIIRAAEIIEEVIAGEVWRRPEYQVVNAVT is encoded by the coding sequence ATGACCAGATATCGCGTCTATGACGACACCAAAGCGCTATTCCATCTGCCTGACGGCGTGATCTATCTCGACGGCAATTCGCTCGGCGCGCTGCCGCTCGGCGTTGCCGAGCGGGTCAACCGCGTCATCACGACGGAGTGGGGCAACGAGCTGATCCGCGCCTGGAACAGTGCAGGATGGTATGCCCAGCCACGCCATGTCGGCGATCGCATCGCGCGGCTGATCCGCGCCGAAGCGGGCTCGGTGATGGTCGGAGACACGCTGTCGCTCAAGGTCTATCAGGCGCTCGCCGCCGCGCTCGACATGAATGCGTCCCGCAAGATCGTCCTGTCGGACACCGGCAACTTCCCGACCGACCTCTACATGGCCGAAGGCCTGATCGCGACGCTCGGGCGCGGCCATCAATTGCGCCTAGTGGCGCCGGAGGAGATCGAGGCCGCGCTGTCGGAGGAGGTCGCGGTGCTTTACGTCACCGAGATCGACTACCGCACCGGCCGCCGCCACGACATGGCGAAGCTCACGGCAAAGGCTCATGCGCTCGGCATCGTCACGGTCTGGGATCTCGCGCACTCCGCCGGCGCGCTGCCGGTCGATCTTGCCGGGTGCGGCGCGGATTTCGCGGCGGGCTGCACCTACAAATATCTCAACGCCGGCCCGGGTGCGCCCGCTTTCCTCTACGTCGCGCCGCGCCACGCCGACAGCGCACGCGCCGCGCTGTCGGGGTGGATGGGGCATGCAAAACCATTTGCGTTCGAGCTGGGCTATGCGGCTGCGGGCGGCGTCGAACGCATGCGCGTCGGCACACCGCCGGTGCTGGCGATGGCGGCGCTGGAGGCCTCGCTCGACATATGGGACCGCGTCGATATGGCAGAGGTCCGTGCGCGTTCGTTGGTGCTCGGTGATTTGCTGATCGCCGAGGTGGCGCGGCGCTGCTCGACTTTGAAGCTCGTCACCCCGCGCGCACATGAGCGCCGCGGCTCGCAGGTCTCCTTCGCCTTCGACGGCGGCTACGCCGCCATGCAGGCGCTGATCGCCCGCGGACTCATCGGCGACTTCCGCGCGCCCGACATCATGCGGTTCGGGATCACGCCGCTGTACATTGGCGAGAGCGAGATTATCCGTGCGGCCGAGATCATCGAGGAGGTGATCGCGGGCGAGGTCTGGCGACGGCCGGAATATCAGGTGGTGAACGCGGTGACGTGA
- the kynA gene encoding tryptophan 2,3-dioxygenase yields MTSSDYDPSSEGAETDFARRMSYGDYLALDAILGAQHPLSEAHDEMLFIIQHQTTELWMRLAIHELSAARRAISKDEVQPAMKMLARMSRIFEQLNNAWDVLRTMTPSEYTRFRSQLGQSSGFQSRQYRLIEFLLGNRNHAMLKPHAHDAETTKLLEAELATPSLYDEVLRLADRNGLKMPAAVLARDVRETHSFNEGVLQAWRIVYEAPETRWMLYELAEKLVDFEDYFRRWRFNHVTTVERVIGFKRGTGGTGGVSYLKRMLEVELFPELWRVRTIL; encoded by the coding sequence ATGACGTCCAGCGATTACGATCCCAGCAGCGAAGGCGCCGAGACCGATTTCGCAAGGCGGATGTCCTACGGCGACTACCTTGCGCTGGATGCGATTTTGGGCGCGCAGCACCCCCTGTCGGAAGCGCATGACGAGATGCTGTTCATCATCCAGCATCAGACCACGGAGCTGTGGATGCGGCTCGCCATCCACGAGCTCAGCGCCGCACGCCGCGCCATCTCCAAAGATGAGGTGCAGCCTGCGATGAAGATGCTGGCGCGGATGTCGCGGATCTTCGAGCAGCTCAACAACGCCTGGGACGTTCTTCGCACGATGACGCCGAGCGAGTACACGCGTTTCCGTTCGCAGCTCGGACAGTCCTCCGGTTTCCAGTCGCGCCAGTACCGGCTGATCGAATTCCTGCTCGGCAACCGCAACCACGCCATGCTCAAGCCGCACGCGCACGATGCGGAGACGACGAAGCTGCTCGAGGCAGAACTGGCGACGCCGAGCCTCTACGACGAGGTGCTCAGGCTCGCCGACCGCAACGGGCTGAAGATGCCGGCGGCGGTGCTGGCGCGCGATGTTCGCGAGACCCACAGTTTCAACGAGGGTGTGCTGCAGGCCTGGCGGATCGTCTACGAGGCGCCGGAGACGCGTTGGATGCTCTACGAGCTTGCCGAGAAGCTGGTCGACTTCGAGGACTATTTCCGCCGCTGGCGCTTCAACCATGTGACGACGGTCGAGCGCGTCATCGGCTTCAAGCGCGGCACCGGCGGCACCGGTGGCGTCAGCTATCTCAAGCGCATGCTGGAGGTCGAGCTGTTCCCCGAACTCTGGCGCGTCCGCACGATTCTGTAG
- a CDS encoding DUF2161 domain-containing phosphodiesterase has translation METALYLPVKRFLEELGFTVKGEIGGCDLVGLSAGDPPVVVIGELKLAFNLELILQAVDRAPAGDEVWIAAKMSIRGKGRESDARYRNLCRRLGFGMLGVTDRGQVEVLVKPPTAAPRREPKVRSRLVAEHQRRQGDPVLGGSTRAPIMTAYRQQALACASALADGPRPVRELRGRCPDAGKILLNNVYGWFERADRGIYGLTEAGHAALKRWPQQRIEIEAGVASPP, from the coding sequence TTGGAAACCGCGCTCTACCTGCCCGTCAAACGCTTCCTCGAAGAGCTCGGCTTCACGGTCAAGGGCGAGATCGGCGGCTGCGATCTCGTCGGCCTCAGCGCCGGCGATCCACCTGTGGTGGTGATCGGCGAGCTCAAGCTCGCCTTCAATCTCGAACTGATCCTCCAGGCGGTCGACCGCGCGCCGGCCGGCGACGAGGTCTGGATCGCGGCAAAGATGTCGATCCGGGGCAAGGGGCGCGAGAGCGACGCGCGCTATCGCAACCTCTGCCGCCGCCTCGGCTTCGGCATGCTCGGCGTCACCGACCGCGGTCAGGTCGAGGTGCTGGTGAAGCCTCCGACCGCAGCGCCGCGCCGCGAGCCAAAGGTGCGCTCGCGCCTCGTCGCCGAACACCAGCGCCGCCAGGGCGATCCCGTGCTCGGCGGCAGCACCCGCGCGCCGATCATGACGGCCTATCGGCAGCAGGCTCTGGCCTGCGCCTCGGCGCTCGCCGACGGGCCGCGGCCCGTGCGCGAGTTGCGCGGGCGCTGCCCTGACGCCGGCAAGATCTTGCTTAACAATGTGTATGGCTGGTTCGAACGGGCCGACCGGGGAATCTACGGGCTCACCGAAGCCGGGCATGCCGCCCTGAAGCGCTGGCCGCAACAACGGATTGAGATCGAGGCCGGTGTCGCGTCACCGCCCTGA
- a CDS encoding cold-shock protein: MNTGTVKWFNSQKGFGFIQPANGSTDVFVHISAVERAGMGTLNEGQTVSYDVVADRRTGKSAADNLRAA; the protein is encoded by the coding sequence ATGAATACGGGAACAGTGAAGTGGTTTAACAGCCAAAAGGGCTTCGGCTTTATCCAGCCGGCAAACGGCAGCACCGACGTTTTTGTTCATATCAGTGCGGTCGAACGCGCTGGCATGGGCACCCTGAACGAGGGACAGACGGTGTCTTATGACGTCGTCGCAGACCGTCGTACGGGCAAGTCCGCTGCCGATAATCTTCGTGCTGCTTAA
- a CDS encoding PaaI family thioesterase — protein sequence MTPLEKLKAMKMPFAELKGVEFIEAGKDRVVARMMVRPDLCTLHHTIHGGAVMALADSVGAAATVINLPEDAKGTTTLESKTNFIGGAKEGTTVIATATPVHRGRRTQVWTTRLETEDGKLVAVVTQTQLVL from the coding sequence ATGACGCCGCTCGAAAAGCTTAAAGCGATGAAGATGCCGTTCGCCGAGCTCAAGGGCGTCGAGTTCATCGAGGCCGGGAAGGACCGCGTGGTGGCGCGCATGATGGTCCGGCCTGATCTCTGTACGCTCCACCACACCATCCATGGCGGGGCGGTGATGGCGCTGGCCGATTCCGTCGGGGCGGCGGCGACCGTGATCAACCTGCCCGAGGACGCCAAGGGCACGACCACGCTGGAGAGCAAGACCAATTTCATCGGTGGGGCCAAGGAGGGAACCACGGTCATTGCCACCGCGACCCCGGTCCATCGTGGTCGGCGGACCCAGGTCTGGACCACCCGGTTGGAAACTGAGGATGGCAAGTTGGTTGCCGTGGTCACCCAGACTCAGCTGGTCCTGTAA
- a CDS encoding GrlR family regulatory protein, with protein sequence MFEGFYKVKFQLGDAVGRSVMHAGSGKMLGGNSAFAHIGTYEKTDSGVDVVINTVRHNPDPNYRAMAGTDDATLLAEGWADGDLYRFKGELKELPGIPFQSVMTPIREDEVPIAGGVGEAGIADGLYSIHLRMLDGLDGGLTGVMLLNRGRILGGDASFYYLGSYTAANGRWKGQLLNQEHTPAKDDPIFGGHEVGIGFGGTYDSERAVLEATALAGKRSLRLTASLKLMHRA encoded by the coding sequence GTGTTTGAAGGCTTCTACAAGGTGAAATTTCAGCTCGGCGACGCCGTCGGCCGGAGCGTGATGCATGCCGGCAGCGGCAAGATGCTCGGCGGCAATTCGGCCTTCGCCCATATCGGCACCTACGAGAAGACCGACAGCGGCGTCGACGTCGTGATCAACACTGTCCGCCACAACCCCGATCCGAACTACCGCGCCATGGCGGGCACCGATGATGCCACCTTGCTCGCCGAGGGCTGGGCGGATGGCGACCTCTATCGCTTCAAGGGCGAGCTGAAGGAGCTGCCGGGCATTCCCTTCCAGTCGGTGATGACGCCGATCAGGGAAGACGAGGTGCCGATCGCCGGAGGCGTCGGCGAAGCCGGCATCGCCGACGGCCTCTACTCCATCCATCTGCGGATGCTCGATGGTCTCGACGGCGGCCTCACCGGCGTGATGCTGCTCAACCGGGGCCGCATCCTCGGCGGCGATGCGTCGTTCTACTATCTCGGCAGCTACACCGCCGCGAATGGGCGCTGGAAGGGCCAGCTTCTCAACCAGGAGCACACGCCGGCCAAGGATGACCCGATCTTCGGCGGCCACGAGGTCGGCATCGGCTTCGGCGGCACGTACGATTCAGAGCGGGCGGTGCTGGAGGCGACCGCGCTTGCGGGCAAGCGCAGCCTGCGCCTGACCGCTTCGCTCAAGCTGATGCATCGCGCCTGA
- a CDS encoding GNAT family N-acetyltransferase, translating to MVLEETVRTAPGYVRTLIQHEELPLLRDHLLRLDAESRHDRFNGFLDDSFIERYAARCAEDGTVIVAYIVDGVVRGAAELHPPEGASLPEVAFSVEASARRQNVGTVLFSRLIAEARWKGYKTLRITTGAENHAMRALARKFGAHLAFRHGESTGTIDLAKTPEDELAELAAAPFKAGRALISFNSTCWKLISSMYGNRAA from the coding sequence GTGGTACTTGAAGAAACCGTCCGCACCGCTCCTGGCTATGTGCGGACCCTGATCCAGCACGAAGAATTGCCGCTCTTGCGCGATCATCTGCTGAGGCTCGATGCCGAAAGCCGGCACGACCGTTTCAACGGCTTTCTCGACGACAGCTTCATCGAGCGTTACGCCGCCCGCTGCGCCGAGGACGGCACCGTGATCGTCGCCTATATCGTCGACGGCGTGGTCCGCGGTGCGGCCGAGTTGCACCCGCCGGAAGGCGCCTCGCTCCCCGAAGTCGCCTTCAGTGTCGAGGCCTCCGCGCGCCGCCAGAACGTCGGCACCGTGCTGTTCAGTCGCTTGATCGCCGAAGCGCGCTGGAAGGGCTACAAGACTCTGCGCATCACCACAGGCGCGGAGAATCACGCCATGCGCGCGCTCGCCAGGAAATTCGGCGCGCATCTCGCTTTCCGCCATGGCGAGTCCACCGGTACGATTGATCTTGCGAAGACGCCTGAGGACGAGCTTGCGGAGCTTGCCGCAGCGCCGTTCAAGGCGGGACGTGCTCTTATCAGCTTCAACTCGACCTGCTGGAAGCTGATCTCCAGCATGTACGGCAATCGCGCGGCCTGA
- a CDS encoding tetratricopeptide repeat protein — translation MRICFLAVVLVLAAPLAARAQSADLVLCDRVAADPSDPDKPADVRGVAEIASSDVATAIRFCKQAAASSRRAMFALGRAYAANRQTAEAIAAWRKAAEKGSSAAMVELGVAYGTGSGIAKDEAQARKLFEKAAQSGNPRGVSNLAALGGAGGAAPADPAQARALLGKAAETNAEAQYQLGLMLSEGTGGAKDDVAARALFEKAAAQNHPGALERMGAFAEGGRGGPKDKDAAKAYYERAAALGDADAKAALERLRCPYAIKDKQGKLVTTLCF, via the coding sequence ATGCGGATTTGTTTCCTTGCCGTCGTCCTCGTGCTCGCCGCGCCCCTTGCGGCGCGCGCGCAATCGGCCGATCTCGTGTTGTGCGACCGGGTCGCTGCCGATCCCAGCGATCCCGACAAGCCGGCTGACGTGAGGGGCGTGGCCGAGATCGCATCCTCCGACGTTGCCACCGCGATCAGGTTCTGCAAGCAGGCCGCAGCATCGTCGCGCCGCGCGATGTTCGCGCTCGGCCGCGCCTATGCCGCCAACCGGCAGACGGCGGAGGCGATCGCCGCCTGGCGCAAGGCGGCCGAGAAGGGATCGAGCGCGGCCATGGTCGAGCTCGGCGTTGCCTATGGCACCGGCTCCGGCATCGCCAAGGACGAGGCTCAGGCGCGAAAGCTGTTCGAGAAGGCGGCGCAATCAGGCAACCCCCGCGGCGTCAGCAACCTCGCCGCGCTCGGCGGTGCGGGTGGCGCCGCGCCGGCCGATCCCGCGCAGGCGCGCGCGCTGCTCGGCAAGGCCGCCGAGACCAATGCGGAGGCGCAGTACCAACTCGGCCTGATGCTCTCCGAAGGTACGGGCGGTGCGAAGGACGACGTCGCGGCGCGTGCGCTGTTCGAGAAGGCGGCGGCGCAAAACCATCCCGGCGCGCTGGAGCGGATGGGGGCCTTCGCGGAAGGCGGCCGCGGCGGGCCGAAGGACAAGGACGCCGCGAAGGCCTATTACGAGCGCGCCGCCGCGCTCGGCGACGCAGACGCCAAGGCAGCGCTGGAGCGGCTGCGCTGCCCCTATGCGATCAAGGACAAGCAGGGCAAGCTCGTCACCACGCTGTGCTTCTGA
- a CDS encoding SDR family oxidoreductase: MQDKVLIVTGALGALGKVVAEVAQSRGARIAGIDHAPSQNSATPDSIEIGGVDLSDAAQAKTAVEMAAKHFGRLDALVNIAGGFAFETIGDGDIKTWQRMYALNVLTALNTSRAALPHLAASRAGRIVNIGAMGALQAGSGMGPYAASKAGVHRLTEALASEWKGKVTVNAVLPSIIDTTANRADMPKADFSKWVTPQELAEVILFLASEAASGITGALIPVSGRV, from the coding sequence ATGCAAGACAAGGTCCTGATCGTGACAGGCGCGCTCGGTGCGCTCGGCAAGGTCGTCGCGGAGGTCGCGCAGTCACGCGGCGCGCGCATTGCCGGCATCGATCACGCGCCTTCACAGAACTCCGCGACGCCTGATAGCATCGAGATCGGCGGCGTCGATCTCTCCGATGCGGCGCAGGCGAAGACGGCGGTCGAGATGGCGGCAAAGCATTTCGGCCGCCTCGACGCACTCGTCAACATCGCCGGCGGCTTCGCCTTCGAGACCATCGGCGACGGCGACATCAAGACCTGGCAGCGCATGTACGCGCTGAACGTCCTGACCGCGCTCAACACCTCGCGCGCGGCGCTGCCGCATCTGGCCGCATCCAGGGCCGGCCGCATCGTCAATATCGGCGCCATGGGCGCCCTTCAGGCCGGCTCCGGCATGGGCCCCTACGCTGCGTCGAAGGCAGGTGTGCATCGCCTCACTGAAGCGCTCGCGAGTGAGTGGAAGGGCAAGGTCACCGTCAACGCCGTGTTGCCGTCGATCATCGACACCACAGCCAACCGCGCCGACATGCCGAAGGCGGACTTCTCCAAATGGGTGACGCCACAGGAACTCGCCGAGGTGATCCTGTTCCTCGCCAGCGAGGCCGCCAGCGGCATTACCGGCGCGCTGATTCCGGTCAGCGGGCGGGTGTAA
- a CDS encoding SRPBCC family protein, translating to MRIAVETNVAAPIDQVWRAYTTPADIVKWNAASDDWHTTRATVELRDGGAFSSRMEAKDGSMGFDFAGTYTKIVEHKRIEYAFGDRKAEVEFVPGPKGVVVRVVFDSEPTHSVEQQQGGWQAILDSFARYVEAKQNKS from the coding sequence ATGAGGATCGCCGTCGAGACCAACGTAGCAGCGCCCATCGATCAGGTCTGGCGTGCCTATACGACGCCTGCCGACATCGTGAAGTGGAACGCCGCGTCCGACGACTGGCATACGACGAGGGCTACGGTCGAGCTGCGTGACGGCGGCGCGTTCTCGTCGCGCATGGAAGCCAAGGACGGCAGCATGGGTTTCGACTTCGCCGGCACTTACACGAAGATCGTTGAACACAAGCGGATCGAATACGCGTTCGGCGATCGAAAGGCCGAAGTCGAGTTCGTGCCGGGCCCAAAGGGCGTTGTCGTCCGCGTCGTCTTCGACAGCGAGCCGACGCACTCGGTCGAGCAGCAGCAAGGCGGTTGGCAGGCGATCCTCGACAGCTTCGCGCGATATGTGGAGGCAAAACAGAACAAGTCGTGA
- a CDS encoding alpha/beta hydrolase, translating to MRDWDDAYANSAHIPGSDKTPAQWAERAAAYRAGLENFRPDIAYGAGDRQKLDLILPDGDSNGLVVFVHGGYWMRFDKSTWTDLAEGARRHGWSVALPSYTLTPAARISDITAEIAAAIAKAASLVSGPIRLAGHSAGGHLVTRMLCDDSRLEPAVYNRVAGTLSISGLHDLRPLLKTKMNETLGLTMEEATLESAALHLPRGHSPVTAWVGGSERPEFIRQSDLMANVWTGLDVPTRLVVDPGLNHFTVIDGLKDPSSPITARLIGLD from the coding sequence ATGCGCGATTGGGATGATGCCTACGCCAATTCGGCCCATATCCCTGGCTCGGACAAGACGCCGGCACAGTGGGCGGAGCGGGCCGCGGCCTATCGTGCCGGGCTGGAGAATTTTCGACCCGATATTGCCTACGGCGCAGGTGATCGCCAGAAGCTCGACCTGATCCTGCCCGACGGCGACAGCAACGGGCTCGTCGTCTTCGTCCATGGCGGCTATTGGATGCGCTTCGACAAGTCGACCTGGACCGATCTGGCCGAAGGCGCGCGCCGCCATGGCTGGAGCGTGGCGCTGCCGAGCTACACGCTGACGCCGGCCGCCCGCATCTCCGACATCACCGCCGAGATCGCCGCGGCGATCGCCAAGGCGGCGTCGCTCGTCTCCGGGCCGATCCGGCTCGCCGGGCATTCTGCCGGCGGCCACCTCGTCACGCGCATGCTGTGTGACGACAGCCGGCTTGAGCCGGCCGTCTACAACCGCGTTGCCGGCACCCTCTCGATCAGCGGCCTGCATGATTTGCGTCCGCTGCTGAAGACGAAGATGAACGAGACGCTCGGCCTGACCATGGAGGAGGCGACGCTCGAAAGCGCGGCGCTGCATCTGCCGCGCGGGCATTCGCCCGTCACCGCCTGGGTCGGCGGCAGCGAGCGGCCGGAATTCATCCGCCAGTCCGACCTGATGGCCAATGTCTGGACCGGCCTCGACGTGCCGACGCGCCTCGTCGTCGATCCCGGCCTGAACCATTTTACCGTGATCGACGGGCTGAAGGATCCGTCGTCGCCGATCACCGCGCGCCTGATCGGCCTCGACTGA
- a CDS encoding substrate-binding domain-containing protein: protein MENLRMLSTLGLMGAMRSLSSAYEAATGVRIDADFAPTLALLKRLREGEAADLVILTREGLDEMIAEGRVLAESAADLARSYVGIAVRAGQAHPDIGSEAALRGTLLAARSVAYSRLGASGVYFAQLIVRMGIAAEISAKATVVEQGFTAERLVSGEADLAVQQISELKQIGGIEVVGPIPHALQTPAVFSAGRIATAKHADAADRLLRYLASPEVVPVLRQSGLEP, encoded by the coding sequence ATGGAAAACCTTCGCATGCTCTCGACGCTCGGCCTGATGGGGGCGATGCGCAGCCTGTCGTCCGCGTACGAAGCCGCAACCGGCGTCCGCATCGACGCCGACTTCGCGCCGACGCTCGCCTTGCTGAAGCGGTTGCGTGAGGGCGAGGCCGCCGATCTCGTGATCCTCACGCGCGAGGGGCTGGACGAGATGATCGCGGAAGGCCGCGTGCTCGCCGAAAGCGCGGCCGATCTGGCGCGCTCCTATGTCGGCATTGCGGTGCGGGCAGGGCAGGCGCATCCCGATATCGGAAGCGAAGCGGCGCTGCGCGGGACGCTGCTCGCAGCGCGGTCCGTTGCCTATTCGCGGCTGGGCGCCAGCGGCGTCTACTTCGCCCAGCTGATCGTGCGCATGGGGATCGCAGCCGAGATCAGCGCCAAGGCTACCGTCGTCGAGCAGGGCTTCACGGCCGAGCGTCTCGTCAGCGGCGAGGCCGACCTCGCCGTGCAGCAGATCAGCGAGCTGAAGCAGATCGGCGGCATCGAGGTGGTCGGTCCGATCCCGCACGCGCTGCAGACACCGGCGGTGTTCTCTGCCGGCCGCATCGCAACCGCAAAGCATGCCGATGCCGCGGACCGCCTGCTGCGCTATCTGGCATCGCCCGAGGTCGTGCCGGTCCTGCGTCAATCAGGACTCGAGCCTTGA
- a CDS encoding tyrosine-protein phosphatase, with product MSDSPARHLALQGASNFRDLGGYPTTDGRTTRWRHIFRSNHLGLLTADDVEIVRALGVRSAFDFRGVEERAAGVCVISEITVHSLPIEPSVVAALRSELARGTLTAPVALELMRESYRNYVRHHTNSFRNLFGHLLEDRAPLVIHCTAGKDRTGFASALILHALGVADEIIAEDYLLTNRHYKRDATAATDLPEDVRNAIGSVEASYLAAAFEAIGSEYGDLETYLRDGLKLGATERTALKERYLES from the coding sequence ATGTCAGATTCCCCTGCCCGTCACCTCGCCCTGCAAGGCGCCAGCAATTTTCGCGATCTCGGCGGTTACCCGACCACCGACGGCCGCACCACGCGCTGGCGGCACATCTTCCGCTCCAACCATCTCGGCCTGCTCACCGCTGATGATGTCGAGATCGTTCGCGCGCTCGGCGTGCGAAGCGCTTTCGATTTCCGTGGGGTTGAGGAGCGCGCGGCCGGCGTCTGCGTTATCAGCGAGATCACGGTGCATTCGCTGCCGATCGAGCCGAGCGTCGTGGCTGCGCTGCGGAGCGAACTCGCGAGGGGAACACTGACTGCACCGGTCGCGCTGGAGCTCATGCGCGAATCCTATCGCAACTACGTTCGCCACCACACGAACAGCTTTCGCAACCTGTTCGGCCATCTCCTGGAAGATCGCGCGCCGCTGGTGATCCATTGCACGGCGGGCAAGGACCGCACCGGCTTTGCCAGTGCGCTGATCCTGCATGCGCTCGGCGTCGCCGATGAAATCATTGCCGAGGACTACCTGCTCACCAACCGGCATTACAAGCGCGACGCGACGGCTGCCACCGACCTGCCGGAGGACGTACGCAATGCCATCGGCAGCGTCGAGGCCTCGTATCTTGCCGCGGCTTTCGAGGCCATCGGCAGCGAATATGGCGACCTCGAAACCTATCTGCGCGACGGACTCAAGCTCGGCGCGACTGAGCGGACCGCGCTGAAAGAGCGCTATCTGGAATCATAG
- a CDS encoding glutamine synthetase beta-grasp domain-containing protein, whose product MTKYKLEYIWLDGYTPTPNLRGKTQIKEFASFPTLEQLPLWGFDGSSTQQAEGHSSDCVLKPVAVFPDAARTNGVLVMCEVMMPDGKTPHASNKRATILDDSGAWFGFEQEYFFYKDGRPLGFPTAGYPAPQGPYYTGVGFSNVGDVARKIVEEHLDLCLAAGINHEGINAEVAKGQWEFQIFGKGSKKAADEMWMARYLMLRLTEKYGIDIEFHCKPLGDTDWNGSGMHANFSTEYMRTVGGKEYFEALMAAFDKNLMDHIAVYGPDNDKRLTGKHETAPWNKFSYGIADRGASIRVPHSFVNNGYKGYLEDRRPNSQGDPYQIASQILKTIASVPADKKAAA is encoded by the coding sequence ATGACCAAGTATAAGCTCGAGTACATCTGGCTCGACGGATATACGCCGACTCCGAACCTGCGCGGCAAAACTCAGATCAAGGAATTCGCGTCGTTCCCGACGCTCGAGCAGCTTCCGCTCTGGGGCTTCGATGGCTCCTCCACCCAGCAGGCCGAAGGCCACAGCTCCGATTGCGTGCTGAAGCCGGTCGCCGTCTTCCCGGACGCCGCGCGCACCAACGGCGTGCTCGTGATGTGCGAAGTCATGATGCCCGATGGCAAGACCCCGCACGCCTCCAACAAGCGCGCCACCATTCTCGACGACTCCGGCGCGTGGTTCGGCTTCGAGCAGGAATACTTCTTCTACAAGGACGGCCGTCCGCTCGGCTTCCCGACCGCTGGCTATCCGGCGCCGCAGGGCCCGTACTACACCGGCGTCGGCTTCTCGAACGTCGGCGACGTCGCCCGCAAGATCGTCGAAGAGCATCTCGACCTCTGCCTGGCCGCCGGCATCAACCATGAAGGCATCAACGCGGAAGTCGCGAAGGGCCAGTGGGAATTCCAGATCTTCGGCAAGGGCTCCAAGAAAGCCGCTGACGAAATGTGGATGGCCCGCTATCTGATGCTGCGCCTCACCGAGAAGTACGGCATCGACATCGAATTCCACTGCAAGCCGCTCGGCGACACCGACTGGAACGGCTCCGGCATGCACGCCAACTTCTCGACCGAGTACATGCGCACGGTCGGCGGCAAGGAGTACTTCGAGGCCCTGATGGCCGCCTTCGACAAGAACCTGATGGACCACATCGCCGTCTACGGCCCGGACAACGACAAGCGTCTGACCGGCAAGCACGAGACCGCGCCGTGGAACAAGTTCAGCTACGGCATTGCCGACCGCGGTGCTTCGATCCGCGTGCCGCACTCCTTCGTCAACAACGGCTACAAGGGCTATCTGGAAGACCGCCGTCCGAACTCGCAGGGCGACCCATACCAGATCGCTTCGCAGATCCTGAAGACGATCGCGTCCGTGCCGGCCGACAAGAAGGCCGCGGCCTAA